Below is a window of Drosophila miranda strain MSH22 chromosome 3, D.miranda_PacBio2.1, whole genome shotgun sequence DNA.
AATTGCGATTTATCGATAACCCGATGTGCTTAGTGATGGCCTGAAACAACAGCTGAAAAGCTCCCGCAGAGCTTTTTACTGTTGTGAAATTCGCCGACATATATAAACGTAATATAAACGATCTCCGCATAGACTGCGGGACATAGTGGACATAGTGGACATAGTGGACATGCGATAAGCTGTATATCGATTACAATAATTCTACGATAATACTAATactaaaaatactaaaaaatatTACCGCGGTACTTTTGAATGTTTGATTTGAATGTTATATGTGAGGGTCAATcgaattatttaattattaataattataatcAAATTTACCAAGAACCTTTCCAGCCTTTACAAATGTGAAATTGaataaatgaaaatatttcCATCTCTATGAATTTTTGGTGGTCCTGAAAAGGACCGATTTGTTGACGCATGGCAACGTCATCCAACGTCGACAGGGCCGGTTCCCGGTTTGGGAGTGATCCTTTTGACGACTCCAACGACAGTCGCCATGAACCGATGCGGTTGTCTCTCAAACTCCCGCCGATATGGAGGCACGACTTCCATATGTCGGACTATTCTGTGCACCTGGCTAGCAATCACCGACCCGCACAGCTCCAGGTTGGTGCTGTTCTGTTCAGCAGGGACAAGGTGGTGAACGGTGTCGTCCCGTGGTAGGAAACAACCCGTTCCACAAGGCGTTCAACCTGTGCCAGCTCCGTGATAGTCCGAGTCCGTAAGGTATTGTCGGGATCATAGGTGTACGTTTGGACCGGTGGATACACGGTGTCCTGCCAGTGCTCGGCTGAGAATTTCAGCTGATAGAGCTGCTCCAGCACCGTGTCCGTCACCTCGAACTTCTCCGCGAAAAGTTTGCGCAGGTGAACGACATCCCAGAGCACAGAGTACTCCTGGGCGGCGTTCGTCTTTGCGAGTATATTGGCGGGGCAGCCATCGCATATGATGCACATCAATCTCGGGCCATATCCTCGCCGACGAATGTTGTCGAGGACGAAGGACAAACCGGAGTCGATGGCATGGCTACCCAACACCTGAAACATGATGTTACTGCTCGGTAAGCTCAGTAGCAACTGGTAAGAATTCTTGCAAATTTCAGCTCTATATATACCAATTTCTCTATTCCTAACTGTTCTTCTTGACAATTTCTTTACTCCCTCATCCCTCTTGTAAAACTATATTACAAGTTTAACTTTTAGCTACCTATTTGGTAATAAATTTGGCAGTACAGTGGGTAGTACTGCCACCCCTAAGCGCCTTCCCCGGGGCGGTGGTGTTGCGCTGGGTTCAAATCCCTGTCGTGATgtaaaaatttgtattttttctgttattatacccgatactcaaaatgagtattggggtatattagatttgtggtaaaagtggatgtgtgtaacgtccagaaggaatcgtttccgaccccataaagtatatatattcttgatcagcatcaatagccgagtcgattgagccatgtctgtccgtccgtccgtccgtccgtccgtccgtccgtccgtccgtccccttcagcgcctagtgctcaaagactataagatctagagcaacgatgttttggatccagacttctgtgatatgtcactgctacaaaaatatttcaaatcttcgccacgcccacttccgcccccacaaagaacgaaaatctgtggcatccacatttttaaagatacgataaaaccaaaaacgcagaatcgtagaggatgactatatgtctTAGAATGgtagatctcaaccagatcgtataattattatagccagaatcaagaaaacaatttcattctttctcgctctgtctctctctaacacacaggtttcatggtcggttttgccaattgcaaaatatgaggtcaaggatctcagaacctataggagccagagcaaccaaatttggtatccacactcctgtgatatcggaccttgaccgtttcgtgtccaaatttcgccacacccccttccgcccccgcaaaggacgaaaatctggggcatccacaaatctcagagactattaaggctaaagtaaccaaatttggtatccgcacttctgttagatctcactataaaacgtatatctcagaatttcgccccacccccttccgcccccacaaagaacgaaaatctgttgcatccacaatatcatcatgcaaaatcatagataatgactatatctatcagattgctgaatctggatcagatcggatcatttttgtagccaaaagcaagaaatcaatttgcagtggccacgcagcgcccgacgtcgcgctcagactgattttctgtctctctcgcacgcactctttgtcgtgtggttcaatattagcggcgtctgccgcaggagagccatactgacttagtatcgggtataactgtagagttgcggtgtacgcagcaactcacaacgttccccctcgtttttatttttggttatttcattttttatttattatctATTAATTTATTAATGTTTTCATATAATTTTATAAAATTATGAAATTGTAAAAATAGTAATAGTACACAACACTGGTTTTCGTGCTTTTGTCTTGCTCCTGTCTTACTTCGCATCCTCTTTTTACGATCTTGTCCGCTTTTTATCaggcacacatacatatgtacatatgtatatgtcacTCATTTTCGAGCTTTTCTTTTGCTGTCTCTTTCCTTATCGTACTCCCGATCGCAGCAGCTTTTTACGGCGCACACATACATTTAAATCTGAGACTCACGCATTGGTTTTCTGACCGCCGTTGTCCTGTATGTGTGCAACGTATCATGTATATGTGCACATAACGGTGTCCCGGAGAGACGCTGTCTTTCATGCCATTCTTGGAAATAACTTGGAAAAGTGAAGTTAAGTGTGTGAAGAAATGTCTTCacaaatttttaattttcattgcgTCCCCCAGAGCCAAAATATTGGATGGCCCGGATGGATGCCATCTACCGGTCTGGCCCCAACGTATGTGCCGAGCGCAGCCCTACCTCCACCTCCGGGCGTTGGAGCCGGACATATACCGTACGCCCAAACGTATGTGCCGCGCGCAGCTCCACCGGGAGCCGGTCTGCCATACCAACACCAGCTCGATCGGCAACATATAATCTACACTGCCCTGACTGTCAGTGAACAGTATGTTAACGACATGTTAAATTTCTGGAGTTCCGTTGTAAAGGAGCAGCAGGCGCAGGTAAGGATATCGGTGTTTATCGGGTTATTTGATCATGGAATGATCCTTCCTTTTCTCTCAGGCGcaggcacagcagcagcaaccacagcCAACGCAACAGGCGGCACAGCCATTAGCTGAACAACAGCAGCCCCAAATCTCGGCCAAGATTGCAAGTCCTTTGCACCAGCCCGAAGTGGAGGCAGCAGAAGGACTGTTATCATTTATTCACTCCGCCTCTCATGGCAATGACAAAGTAAGTAATCTTTTGTCTTCACTTCATTGATCATTCAACCAACACTGACATCGCCGCatcaccaacagcagcagcagcatctgaCTGCCCCGCTGTCGGCCCGCAGTCACTTCCCATGGAAGGACGAGTCCCAGGCACAGgcagaggcacaggcacaggcagaggCACAGGCAGAGGCACAGGCTCAGGCACATGTGAGCTCCCCATCCCCATCTGAGATGCAACAGCATGAGCAACAAAcgccacaacagcaacagcagacgcCGTTTGAAGCGGATCTCCAGGAGAGcgtaaacgctttaataaaaGAAGAGGAGCAGCCTCTAGCTCCGCTCACACCGCTGTCGGAGGCTGAAGAGGAGCAGGGCACGGGTAGGCTAACAAATCCAGGAATTGTGGAGGTGCTGCAGTCCAGCTCTACGCTTCAAAAACTCTACAAAGAACTGCTAGCGCGGAAGAAGATAGGCCACAAGATGAACTCGAATGAGGTACGTCTACTATGCGACGGAGCTATCAATATGTACAGAAAGGAAGGACTTGAGCTGAGCTTCTCCCAATGTAAAGAGCTGGGCAGGCAGCTGTTGGAGCTGTGTCCTCACGAGGGGGACTTTTGGTGCCGGAAGGTGGGAAGTAATTGTATATACAATCGGATTCGTACCCTTAGCAGAACCGCGGAAAAAAGAGAACGGGTAAGTTCTAACTGTAACAACAAAATCGTAAAAATAATTAATGCAAATTTTTACCAAGCAGGATAACTTGAGGAAGCGAATCAAGCGTGAGGAAGCAAAACGTTCCTCTGCCACATCTGCCACGACCAGCCACTGGGATCCTGGGACATTGCAGGACACGCCGCTTTCGTAATTCCATTCCAGCTGACGTTCCAGGAAACGTTACGTTCCCGTTCACGTTTAGCatttgaaatttgaaattttcgCACTTCAAGGGGGCCCTTCAGCCTTTTGTAATCGTAAGCAAACCTTGATATTGGATCAAATCTAACTACGGCCAATAAAAGTCGCCTAATCAGATATTAAATAAAGAGTAAAGGGATGTGTTGTTTATAGAAAACTGTTTATTCTAATAATATatcttatatatatataataatatttacaattttttttaatgcGTTTCCAGTTGCCCAACCTGAAGGAACAATCTTCTGCTGAACAAAAACCACGACTATCTTTATAAAATCTACGAAAAATTATGACTAAACAAATCACAGGGGAATTTTGGTAGGGTAGGGGATAAAGAATAAGCGTATTATTATTTCTAGATTTTGAACCAGGAAATGTTGTGGTAAACGATTATTAGGTGTATGGGATAAAAACCTTAGTTCAGGTGCATAATAATTTTTGCAGAGCATTGATCTACACAGAGAGAAAAATGGCATAGTAAAAAGAAACACAccaatatttaaattaaatattacaG
It encodes the following:
- the LOC108157956 gene encoding uncharacterized protein LOC108157956 — its product is MPSTGLAPTYVPSAALPPPPGVGAGHIPYAQTYVPRAAPPGAGLPYQHQLDRQHIIYTALTVSEQYVNDMLNFWSSVVKEQQAQAQAQQQQPQPTQQAAQPLAEQQQPQISAKIASPLHQLSFSQCKELGRQLLELCPHEGDFWCRKVGSNCIYNRIRTLSRTAEKRERDNLRKRIKREEAKRSSATSATTSHWDPGTLQDTPLS